Proteins encoded within one genomic window of Homo sapiens chromosome 21, GRCh38.p14 Primary Assembly:
- the NRIP1 gene encoding nuclear receptor-interacting protein 1, translating into MTHGEELGSDVHQDSIVLTYLEGLLMHQAAGGSGTAVDKKSAGHNEEDQNFNISGSAFPTCQSNGPVLNTHTYQGSGMLHLKKARLLQSSEDWNAAKRKRLSDSIMNLNVKKEALLAGMVDSVPKGKQDSTLLASLLQSFSSRLQTVALSQQIRQSLKEQGYALSHDSLKVEKDLRCYGVASSHLKTLLKKSKVKDQKPDTNLPDVTKNLIRDRFAESPHHVGQSGTKVMSEPLSCAARLQAVASMVEKRASPATSPKPSVACSQLALLLSSEAHLQQYSREHALKTQNANQAASERLAAMARLQENGQKDVGSYQLPKGMSSHLNGQARTSSSKLMASKSSATVFQNPMGIIPSSPKNAGYKNSLERNNIKQAANNSLLLHLLKSQTIPKPMNGHSHSERGSIFEESSTPTTIDEYSDNNPSFTDDSSGDESSYSNCVPIDLSCKHRTEKSESDQPVSLDNFTQSLLNTWDPKVPDVDIKEDQDTSKNSKLNSHQKVTLLQLLLGHKNEENVEKNTSPQGVHNDVSKFNTQNYARTSVIESPSTNRTTPVSTPPLLTSSKAGSPINLSQHSLVIKWNSPPYVCSTQSEKLTNTASNHSMDLTKSKDPPGEKPAQNEGAQNSATFSASKLLQNLAQCGMQSSMSVEEQRPSKQLLTGNTDKPIGMIDRLNSPLLSNKTNAVEENKAFSSQPTGPEPGLSGSEIENLLERRTVLQLLLGNPNKGKSEKKEKTPLRDESTQEHSERALSEQILMVKIKSEPCDDLQIPNTNVHLSHDAKSAPFLGMAPAVQRSAPALPVSEDFKSEPVSPQDFSFSKNGLLSRLLRQNQDSYLADDSDRSHRNNEMALLESKNLCMVPKKRKLYTEPLENPFKKMKNNIVDAANNHSAPEVLYGSLLNQEELKFSRNDLEFKYPAGHGSASESEHRSWARESKSFNVLKQLLLSENCVRDLSPHRSNSVADSKKKGHKNNVTNSKPEFSISSLNGLMYSSTQPSSCMDNRTFSYPGVVKTPVSPTFPEHLGCAGSRPESGLLNGCSMPSEKGPIKWVITDAEKNEYEKDSPRLTKTNPILYYMLQKGGNSVTSRETQDKDIWREASSAESVSQVTAKEELLPTAETKASFFNLRSPYNSHMGNNASRPHSANGEVYGLLGSVLTIKKESE; encoded by the coding sequence ATGACTCATGGAGAAGAGCTTGGCTCTGATGTGCACCAGGATTCTATTGTTTTAACTTACCTAGAAGGATTACTAATGCATCAGGCAGCAGGGGGATCAGGTACTGCCGTTGACAAAAAGTCTGCTGGGCATAATGAAGAGGATCAGAACTTTAACATTTCTGGCAGTGCATTTCCCACCTGTCAAAGTAATGGTCCAGTTCTCAATACACATACATATCAGGGGTCTGGCATGCTGCACCTCAAAAAAGCCAGACTGTTGCAGTCTTCTGAGGACTGGAATGCAGCAAAGCGGAAGAGGCTGTCTGATTCTATCATGAATTTAAACGTAAAGAAGGAAGCTTTGCTAGCTGGCATGGTTGACAGTGTGCCTAAAGGCAAACAGGATAGCACATTACTGGCCTCTTTGCTTCAGTCATTCAGCTCTAGGCTGCAGACTGTTGCTCTGTCACAACAAATCAGGCAGAGCCTCAAGGAGCAAGGATATGCCCTCAGTCATGATTCTTTAAAAGTGGAGAAGGATTTAAGGTGCTATGGTGTTGCATCAAGTCACTTAAAAACTTTGTTGAAGAAAAGTAAAGTTAAAGATCAAAAGCCTGATACGAATCTTCCTGATGTGACTAAAAACCTCATCAGAGATAGGTTTGCAGAGTCTCCTCATCATGTTGGACAAAGTGGAACAAAGGTCATGAGTGAACCGTTGTCATGTGCTGCAAGATTACAGGCTGTTGCAAGCATGGTGGAAAAAAGGGCTAGTCCTGCCACCTCACCTAAACCTAGTGTTGCTTGTAGCCAGTTAGCATTACTTCTGTCAAGCGAAGCCCATTTGCAGCAGTATTCTCGAGAACACGCTTTAAAAACGCAAAATGCAAATCAAGCAGCAAGTGAAAGACTTGCTGCTATGGCCAGATTGCAAGAAAATGGCCAGAAGGATGTTGGCAGTTACCAGCTCCCAAAAGGAATGTCAAGCCATCTTAATGGTCAGGCAAGAACATCATCAAGCAAACTGATGGCTAGCAAAAGTAGTGCTACAGTGTTTCAAAATCCAATGGGTATCATTCCTTCTTCCCCTAAAAATGCAGGTTATAAGAACTCACTGGaaagaaacaatataaaacaagCTGCTAACAATAGTTTGCTTTTACATCTTCTTAAAAGCCAGACTATACCTAAGCCAATGAATGGACACAGTCACAGTGAGAGAGGAAGCATTTTTGAGGAAAGTAGTACACCTACAACTATTGATGAATATTCAGATAACAATCCTAGTTTTACAGATGACAGCAGTGGTGATGAAAGTTCTTATTCCAACTGTGTTCCCATAGACTTGTCTTGCAAACACCGAACTGAAAAATCAGAATCTGACCAACCTGTTTCCCTGGATAACTTCACTCAATCCTTGCTAAACACTTGGGATCCAAAAGTCCCAGATGTAGATATCAAAGAAGATCAAGATACCTCAAAGAATTCTAAGCTAAACTCACACCAGAAAGTAACACTTCTTCAATTGCTACTTGGCcataagaatgaagaaaatgtagaaaaaaacacCAGCCCTCAGGGAGTACACAATGATGTGAGCAAGTTCAATACACAAAATTATGCAAGGACTTCTGTGATAGAAAGCCCCAGTACAAATCGGACTACTCCAGTGAGCACTCCACCTTTACTTACATCAAGCAAAGCAGGGTCTCCCATCAATCTCTCTCAACACTCTCTGGTCATCAAATGGAATTCCCCACCATATGTCTGCAGTACTCAGTCTGAAAAGCTAACAAATACTGCATCTAACCACTCAATGGACCTTACAAAAAGCAAAGACCCACCAGGAGAGAAACCAGCCCAAAATGAAGGTGCACAGAACTCTGCAACGTTTAGTGCCAGTAAGCTGTTACAAAATTTAGCACAATGTGGAATGCAGTCATCCATGTCAGTGGAAGAGCAGAGACCCAGCAAACAGCTGTTAACTGGAAACACAGATAAACCGATAGGTATGATTGATAGATTAAATAGCCCTTTgctctcaaataaaacaaatgcagttgaagaaaataaagcatttagTAGTCAACCAACAGGTCCTGAACCAGGGCTTTCTGGTTCTGAAATAGAAAATCTGCTTGAAAGACGTACTGTCCTCCAGTTGCTCCTGGGGAACCCCAACAAAGGgaagagtgaaaaaaaagagaaaactcccTTAAGAGATGAAAGTACTCAGGAACACTCAGAGAGAGCTTTAAGTGAACAAATACTGATGGTGAAAATAAAATCTGAGCCTTGTGATGACTTACAAATTCCTAACACAAATGTGCACTTGAGCCATGATGCTAAGAGTGCCCCATTCTTGGGTATGGCTCCTGCTGTGCAGAGAAGCGCACCTGCCTTACCAGTGTCCGAAGACTTTAAATCGGAGCCTGTTTCACCTcaggatttttctttctccaagaaTGGTCTGCTAAGTCGATTGCTAAGACAAAATCAAGATAGTTACCTGGCAGATGATTCAGACAGGAGTCACAGAAATAATGAAATGGCACTTCTAGAATCAAAGAATCTTTGCATGGTCCCTAAGAAAAGGAAGCTTTATACTGAGCCATTAGAAAAtccatttaaaaagatgaaaaacaacatTGTTGATGCTGCAAACAATCACAGTGCCCCAGAAGTACTGTATGGGTCCTTGCTTAACCAGGAAGAGCTGAAATTTAGCAGAAATGATCTTGAATTTAAATATCCTGCTGGTCATGGCTCAGCCAGCGAAAGTGAACACAGGAGTTGGGCCAGAGAGAGCAAAAGCTTTAATGTTCTGAAACAGCTGCTTCTCTCAGAAAACTGTGTGCGAGATTTGTCCCCGCACAGAAGTAACTCTGTGGCTGACAGTAAAAAGAAAGGACACAAAAATAATGTGACCAACAGCAAACCTGAATTtagcatttcttctttaaatggaCTGATGTACAGTTCCACTCAGCCCAGCAGTTGCATGGATAACAGGACATTTTCATACCCAGGTGTAGTAAAAACTCCTGTGAGTCCTACTTTCCCTGAGCACTTGGGCTGTGCAGGGTCTAGACCAGAATCTGGGCTTTTGAATGGGTGTTCCATGCCCAGTGAGAAAGGACCCATTAAGTGGGTTATCACTGATGCGGAGAAGAATGAGTATGAAAAAGACTCTCCAAGATTGACCAAAACCAACCCAATACTATATTACATGCTTCAAAAAGGAGGCAATTCTGTTACCAGTCGAGAAACACAAGACAAGGACATTTGGAGGGAGGCTTCATCTGCTGAAAGTGTCTCACAGGTCACAGCCAAAGAAGAGTTACTTCCTACTGCAGAAACGAAAGCTTCTTTCTTTAATTTAAGAAGCCCTTACAATAGCCATATGGGAAATAATGCTTCTCGCCCACACAGCGCAAATGGAGAAGTTTATGGACTTCTGGGAAGCGTGCTAACGATAAAGAAAGAATCAGAATAA